One genomic window of Sardina pilchardus chromosome 15, fSarPil1.1, whole genome shotgun sequence includes the following:
- the alpi.2 gene encoding intestinal-type alkaline phosphatase, with protein MAPTHVSLIAGLFLLLSFDWCLSVIPPEEEDARFWNVKGKEALLTALEIKPNLHTAKNLILFLGDGMGVTTVTAARILKGQMAGKTGEETSLAMDTFPYLALSKTYNVDQQMPDSAGTATAYHCGVKANYGTLGITAAARLGNCASVKGTEVKSVLHRARMAGKSVGIVTTTRVQHASPAASYCHSADRGWYSDKELKEDNVVGDCKDIAYQLVHNTDINVILGGGRSYMLPQETPDPEDKSLNGSRLDKVNLIDEWLKNKQNAHYVWNKSQLDAVDEEKTDYLMGLFEPKDTDYEIYRNKATDPSLTEMVEKAIKILRKNPKGFYLFVEGGRIDHGHHGNSAKRALTEAVEFDNAIAKAAELTSVMDTLSVVTADHSHVFSFGGYSARGNPVLGVSRVLAEDNKPFTTALYGNGPGYAVVNGSRPNINISLSDADDYKQQSAVPLGSETHGIEDVAIFAKGPMAHLFHGVQEQSYIAHAMAYAACIEPYTNCPELLPAPDHAGSIQCNLLVLLLGLLSSVLYLFSV; from the exons ATGGCTCCAACACATGTCTCACTGATCGCTGGActatttctccttctctcctttgaCTGGTGTCTATCGGTCATTCCTC ctgaggaggaggacgccCGCTTCTGGAATGTGAAGGGCAAAGAAGCCTTATTAACTGCACTGGAGATAAAACCTAATCTGCACACGGCCAAAAACCTCATCCTTTTCCTAGGAGATG GTATGGGAGTAACCACGGTGACAGCAGCAAGAATTCTGAAAGGTCAAATGGCAGGGAAAACAGGAGAGGAAACGTCTCTAGCCATGGACACCTTCCCCTATCTGGCTTTGTCCAAG ACTTACAATGTAGATCAGCAGATGCCTGACAGTGCTGGCACTGCCACAGCCTACCACTGTGGTGTGAAAGCTAACTATGGCACCCTGGGGATCACAGCAGCTGCCCGCCTTGGCAACTGTGCCAGTGTCAAAGGCACCGAGGTCAAGTCGGTCCTTCACCGTGCCAGGATGGCAG GGAAATCAGTGGGCATCGTAACAACCACCCGTGTTCAGCACGCTTCCCCTGCTGCCAGCTACTGCCACTCTGCTGACAGAGGCTGGTACAGTGACAAGGAGCTAAAAGAGGATAATGTAGTAGGAGACTGCAAGGACATCGCCTACCAGCTGGTGCACAACACTGATATCAAT GTAATTCTGGGAGGGGGGCGGTCATATATGCTCCCTCAAGAAACTCCTGATCCCGAGGACAAAAGCCTTAATGGAAGTCGCCTGGACAAAGTCAATCTCATTGATGAGTGGCTTAAGAacaagcag AATGCACATTATGTGTGGAACAAATCACAGTTAGATGCAGTGGACGAGGAAAAAACTGACTACTTAATGG GACTCTTTGAGCCAAAGGACACAGACTATGAGATCTACCGAAACAAAGCGACTGACCCATCTCTCACAGAAATGGTAGAAAAGGCTATCAAAATCCTACGCAAGAACCCAAAGGGATTCTACCTCTTTGTAGAAG GGGGGAGAATCGACCATGGTCATCATGGCAACAGCGCCAAGAGGGCACTCACCGAGGCTGTGGAGTTTGACAATGCCATCGCCAAGGCAGCGGAACTGACCAGTGTGATGGACACCCTGTCAGTAGTCACAGCTGACCATTCCCACGTCTTCTCCTTTGGAGGCTACTCTGCAAGAGGAAATCCTGTTTTAG GAGTGTCACGAGTACTGGCTGAGGACAACAAGCCATTCACAACTGCTCTGTATGGAAATGGCCCGGGATATGCAGTTGTTAATGGCAGCCGACCAAACATTAACATATCTTTATCAG ATGCTGATGACTACAAACAGCAATCAGCAGTGCCACTGGGTTCTGAAACACATGGCATAGAAGATGTAGCTATCTTTGCCAAAGGCCCAATGGCTCACCTCTTCCACGGAGTTCAGGAGCAGAGCTACATTGCACATGCCATGGCCTATGCTGCCTGCATTGAGCCATACACCAACTGCCCCGAGCTACTCCCAGCGCCAGACCATGCTGGATCCATCCAGTGCAATCTCCTGGTCCTTCTGTTGGGCTTACTGTCTTCTGTCCTATATCTGTTCTCTGTCtga